The genome window TCTCAGCCTCCTTCATTCTGAGTACAAAGGCAGGGTTCGTCATATCAATATTAACCTCTTGTATAACAAGTCCTTGCGGTCTTTCTCTCTTGTCTTTGTTCGAGCCTTTGCGGTTGCATTCATCTTTCCACAGTCGCTCTCTTTCTCTCTGTTCAGCATCCCGCTTCCTGATGTCAGCCATGATGTGGTTGATAGGTTGCGTGATGGCTTCCTTTCCGCTTCCTGTAGGGGCACACAAGATAGAAGAAATTGTAGCCTCATGCTCTACATTATCGAGATAGCGGAATCGGGTTTCGCAGAGATGCGATGCCAGTGGCGGGAAGATGGCCTGCGATACGGCCGGACGGTAAATCCCCGGTGTTTTCGAAATCAGGAGTCTGATGAGTTTGGGCAATTTTTCCGGCATCTGATGAATATGATAGAAGTAAGATTCCGGATTGTTGATATCGCCGAAATCGCTATCATCATAGTTGGCAGAAAGCGTATTCATCTCTTCATTTCTTACCAGCTCTACGGCCTTGCTCACGATGCTGGGCATTCGGTAGCTCTGCTTTCTGTTGCAGGCACTCTCCACGGTTATGAACGCCCTCTTCCGGTCTTCGCCAAAGGTTGGAATCACCTGCTTGATCCATTCCGCATTATCATCGCAGAGATAGCGGAGATAGCAGCTTAATGTAAAGATAAACGAGTTTCTGGAGCCATGTTGCGGCTCTCCTCCCAGCAGCTCTATCAGCTTCTCTATGATAACCGGATAAGGCACCCCCTGGTATTCCTTGGGGTAGCTGGCAGGAGCACCCTTGCCGTCAGCCTGCTTGCCTTCAGCACCAGCTCCGCCTCCTTCAGCAGCTCCGCCGTCAGCCTGCTTGCCTTCAGCACCAGCTCCGTCTCCTTCAGCAGCTCCCTCCGGTCTCCCGTCAGGCAGCCCCCGTTCCGGGGCTTTCCAAGCCCCGTCCCCCTTCAGTTCTCCGTCCCCCTTCAGCTCTCCGTCTTTTTTCAGCTTCTCGCTCCGGGTTGCAGCCTCTCTATCCTTAAACAGCTCCTCTTCATTAATAAAGAGGATATAGTCTTCGGGCACGATGAACGAAGGCCGTGCCAGGTCCTTCACGCAAGAATCATAATCCTTATCCCCCAGCTGCTCCGACATCCATTTCTGCGCATCAGCCAGGTTCATTCCCCCCGGGATAACGAAGACAAGCCTCAGTCCCTCGAGCGAAGGCGTAACATGAACCAGCAGGATGCATTCCAGCACCTCAGGCTTATTCTTCTTCAGCTCCTGGCTCTTCGTCTTCCACCACCCTCTCGGGTCGGGAATATGGTCTTTGTCGTAGATAGAAAGCCCGCTGGGGATGGCATCCGCATTCAGTCGTCGGCCGTTCTTGAAGGTAGCATGCGGAGTGAGAATCGGGAGTTTAGCCTTCAGCTTCGTCTTCAGCGCCACATAATCATCCTTGCTCATCTCGCCTCTGCGCAGGCTCTCAAGTGCGTCTTCTATCTCGGCGCAAGTCTTCACCACCACACCGCTCTGGGCTGCCTGATGAAAGAGCTGGGGCGTACAAACCTGTACTGCCCTGCTCCTTACACTTTCGGATATTCCAAAACTCATATACTAGCAATTTTTCGTTACAAACTCACCGGCAATCTCACTCTCTTTGCAGATAACCTGAGCCGGCATAACCTCGGCTTCTCTGCGGCTGATACGCAGATGCATTCTCACATCCTCATCGCCCACGCTGGCACTTCCATGAGCCAGCCGTATAAACTTGCGTTGTTTCCGCTTTTCGCTATTGCTGGCGAATGCGTTGAAATTACCCTCCTTGGGGCTGACCAGGGCGATAGAGCCCTTCTTGCGTTTGCCCTGCGTCAGGAGAGCCTGATACAAAGCATCTGAAATCTGAATCTTAATATACATAATTCTTTATTTTTTATAATAAGCAAAACTCTATAAACTATTAACTGTCAACTATTAACTAACATCAGAATGGCTGCACTTGCTCAAACTCCGAGATATGCGTCTCGCCATAATATCTGCCGTTATACTCCCTCACGCTGTGGCGGAGCCCGATGCCCAGAACATCGCCTTCCTTAGCCGTAAATTTGTCTACCGCATCGCCGAAGAGCCGCGCCACATACCGGTCGGGATGAACCGCATTCTCCATTGATTCCACCACTACCTCGCGAGATTTCCAAGGATTACCTGTCTGCTGGCTTACACCACTCTGAACGTCAAGAAGCTTGACTACTTTCATCTTTTTCATAAACTTAAAAATTAAAAATTAATAAATCATATTTAAGGACAAAAAAAATGCCCCGCAACCAGACTTGTCATCTGATTACGGGGCAAAGGTACGGCTTTTTCACCTTTAGGACAAATAGGCAAAATAGGATTAATTATTTCTGCCTACGTTTTTTCTTTTTTCAGTCATTAATCCTACATATTCTCTTCAAAAAAAGCATCCACCAGCTTCTCCATATCGGAATTCTTTTTCGGGGGCTTGTTACAGAAGGCATTATTGAACGACTTCTTTATTGCATCCTTCTTGATTTTGCAGTCTTCGGTCAGGAATCGGAAGATGGTGTTCACTCCTACCGCTCGCTTGCGGGGAATTACCCCATATTCTTTCCAATGATCAAGGAAGGAGAAGATGGCGATGTTCAGGGGCGAATTTCTACTAGAACTGGTAGGCAGCCCTGCCAACTCATTCTGCTCTAGGAATCTGCAGAAGAGCTCAGCCTGTTTGCGGGTTTTAGCCTCGTCCTTGACGCAGTAGTTTT of Segatella copri contains these proteins:
- a CDS encoding VirE protein, which encodes MSFGISESVRSRAVQVCTPQLFHQAAQSGVVVKTCAEIEDALESLRRGEMSKDDYVALKTKLKAKLPILTPHATFKNGRRLNADAIPSGLSIYDKDHIPDPRGWWKTKSQELKKNKPEVLECILLVHVTPSLEGLRLVFVIPGGMNLADAQKWMSEQLGDKDYDSCVKDLARPSFIVPEDYILFINEEELFKDREAATRSEKLKKDGELKGDGELKGDGAWKAPERGLPDGRPEGAAEGDGAGAEGKQADGGAAEGGGAGAEGKQADGKGAPASYPKEYQGVPYPVIIEKLIELLGGEPQHGSRNSFIFTLSCYLRYLCDDNAEWIKQVIPTFGEDRKRAFITVESACNRKQSYRMPSIVSKAVELVRNEEMNTLSANYDDSDFGDINNPESYFYHIHQMPEKLPKLIRLLISKTPGIYRPAVSQAIFPPLASHLCETRFRYLDNVEHEATISSILCAPTGSGKEAITQPINHIMADIRKRDAEQRERERLWKDECNRKGSNKDKRERPQGLVIQEVNIDMTNPAFVLRMKEAENHFLYSKLNELNLFDALKGKTNQHFRIMELAFDLGNYGQDRVGTQSVTETIKVRFNWNACCTPKKCREYFKRVVTDGPISRISFSTIERRPCGSELPVYGTYDAAFDEQLKPYIDNLVKARGLVDCPGARKLAQTLLDENAQFARLSQDVVFENLSFRANVIAYLKACVLYVANGMKWEKSIADFVRWSERYDLYCKLKLFGQMIYDADREQDSVPKTAPRGPKNMLEMLPEQFSLKDYANLRREQGFDDNRKRTMDAVYQWVSRGYVVKLLKDETADTDTDSLIFRKVHYNRSYLLNKE
- a CDS encoding DUF3127 domain-containing protein → MKKMKVVKLLDVQSGVSQQTGNPWKSREVVVESMENAVHPDRYVARLFGDAVDKFTAKEGDVLGIGLRHSVREYNGRYYGETHISEFEQVQPF
- a CDS encoding cell division topological specificity factor; protein product: MYIKIQISDALYQALLTQGKRKKGSIALVSPKEGNFNAFASNSEKRKQRKFIRLAHGSASVGDEDVRMHLRISRREAEVMPAQVICKESEIAGEFVTKNC